Proteins encoded within one genomic window of Mycolicibacterium monacense:
- a CDS encoding MDR family MFS transporter — protein sequence MASSPAPTAAPPEAGSALISPQRRNLIFVAVLLGMLLAALDQTIVATALPTVVADLGGAGHQSWVVTSYLLASTIVTAIVGKLGDMFGRKTVFQAAVVFFLAGSVLCGLAGSMGMLVAARALQGVGGGALMVTAMALIGEVIPLRDRGRYQGALGAVFGVTTVIGPLLGGFFTDHLSWRWAFWINVPVGIVVFFVAAAAIPALSRVGRAKIDYAGIVFVGLGASGLTLATSWGGAEYAWTSPVIIGLFVASALALAVFIQVERRAAEPILPMRLFASPVFTVCCILSFIVGFAMLGALTFLPTFMQFVDGVSATESGLRTLPMVAGLLITSTGSGAIVGRTGRYKIFPVLGTAIMTVAFVLLSRMDATTHLLQQSLYLFILGTGIGLCMQVLVLTVQNTATFEDLGVATSGVTFFRTIGSSFGAAIFGSLFANFLDDRIGAALLSSGAPPVAAESPQALHRLAPDVAAPIVDAYADSLGLVFLCAAPIAAVGFLVALLLKEVPLREMETGTAVDLGEGFAMPGAESPEQMLESAVGRMLRHSPDIRLRSVAGRPGCELDVARLWALLQIYRHNQVFGSARLSEIADRLRIPCEVVEPVFDDLVAGGYAVRTGDLLWLSQSGVRQVDAVSSAFVGMIVDKLAQSPTFEGRPDRLQVEAALERITHRMLVQRDWDWDDELERAQ from the coding sequence ATGGCGAGTTCACCCGCACCCACCGCAGCACCGCCGGAGGCCGGCAGCGCGTTGATCAGCCCGCAGCGGCGCAACCTGATCTTCGTCGCGGTGCTGCTCGGGATGCTGCTCGCCGCGCTCGACCAGACGATCGTCGCGACGGCGCTTCCGACCGTCGTGGCCGATCTCGGCGGTGCCGGGCACCAGAGCTGGGTGGTGACGAGCTACCTGCTGGCCTCGACGATCGTCACCGCGATCGTCGGCAAGCTCGGCGACATGTTCGGCCGCAAGACCGTCTTCCAGGCGGCGGTGGTGTTCTTCCTCGCCGGTTCGGTGCTGTGCGGGCTCGCGGGTTCGATGGGCATGCTGGTGGCTGCACGCGCGCTGCAGGGTGTCGGCGGCGGCGCGCTCATGGTGACCGCCATGGCGCTCATCGGCGAGGTCATCCCGCTGCGGGACCGCGGCCGCTACCAGGGTGCGCTGGGCGCCGTCTTCGGTGTCACCACCGTCATCGGCCCGCTGCTGGGCGGCTTCTTCACCGACCACCTGAGCTGGCGCTGGGCGTTCTGGATCAACGTGCCGGTGGGCATCGTGGTGTTCTTCGTGGCCGCCGCGGCAATCCCCGCGCTGAGCCGGGTCGGCCGGGCCAAGATCGACTACGCAGGCATCGTCTTCGTCGGCCTTGGCGCCTCCGGCCTGACATTGGCGACGAGCTGGGGCGGGGCGGAGTACGCCTGGACGTCGCCGGTCATCATCGGCCTGTTCGTCGCCTCCGCGCTGGCGCTGGCGGTGTTCATCCAGGTCGAGCGACGCGCTGCCGAACCGATCCTGCCGATGCGGTTGTTCGCCAGCCCCGTGTTCACGGTCTGCTGCATCCTGTCGTTCATCGTCGGCTTCGCGATGCTCGGGGCGCTGACCTTCCTGCCCACCTTCATGCAATTCGTCGACGGCGTCTCGGCCACCGAATCGGGGTTGCGCACGCTGCCGATGGTGGCGGGTCTGCTCATCACCTCGACGGGCAGCGGGGCCATCGTCGGCCGCACCGGGCGGTACAAGATCTTCCCCGTCCTGGGCACCGCGATCATGACGGTCGCATTCGTCCTGCTGTCCCGGATGGACGCCACGACGCACCTGCTGCAGCAGTCGCTGTACCTCTTCATCCTCGGCACCGGAATCGGGTTGTGCATGCAGGTGCTCGTGCTCACCGTGCAGAACACCGCCACCTTCGAAGACCTCGGCGTCGCCACCTCCGGTGTGACGTTCTTCCGCACCATCGGCAGCTCGTTCGGTGCGGCCATCTTCGGGTCGCTGTTCGCCAACTTCCTCGACGACCGGATCGGCGCGGCACTGCTGAGCAGCGGTGCGCCCCCGGTCGCCGCCGAGTCCCCCCAGGCTCTGCACCGCCTGGCACCCGATGTCGCTGCACCGATCGTCGACGCCTACGCCGATTCGCTCGGTCTGGTGTTCTTGTGCGCCGCCCCGATCGCGGCCGTCGGATTCCTGGTGGCGCTGCTGCTCAAAGAGGTGCCGCTGCGGGAGATGGAGACCGGCACCGCCGTGGATCTCGGCGAGGGGTTCGCGATGCCGGGTGCCGAATCCCCCGAGCAGATGCTCGAATCCGCGGTGGGCCGGATGCTGCGCCACTCGCCCGACATCCGGTTGCGGTCGGTGGCCGGGCGGCCGGGCTGCGAACTCGACGTCGCGCGGCTGTGGGCGCTGCTGCAGATCTACCGCCACAACCAGGTTTTCGGTTCTGCCCGGTTGAGCGAGATCGCCGACCGGCTGCGCATCCCGTGCGAGGTGGTCGAACCGGTCTTCGACGATCTGGTGGCCGGCGGGTACGCCGTGCGGACCGGGGATCTGCTGTGGCTGAGTCAATCCGGAGTCCGCCAGGTCGATGCCGTGTCGTCGGCGTTCGTCGGCATGATCGTCGACAAGCTCGCGCAGTCACCCACATTCGAGGGACGGCCCGACCGGTTGCAGGTGGAGGCGGCGCTGGAACGGATCACCCACCGCATGCTCGTACAGCGCGACTGGGATTGGGACGACGAACTCGAACGCGCTCAGTGA
- a CDS encoding carboxymuconolactone decarboxylase family protein → MSRIGDAARDFADDDVTAFAVRSPDLGAAMAAFSQAVYTKGRLPLRVRELARVVIANANECVVCQNTRDSDGEAAGVDEDLYRYSDQWRTWPGYSPAERIAAEFAHRFATDHIGLREDDDFWARAAEHFDADLITDLALSCAMWVGMGRVLRTLDIGQSCKITL, encoded by the coding sequence ATGAGCCGAATCGGAGACGCCGCCCGGGACTTCGCCGACGATGACGTGACGGCCTTCGCGGTTCGTTCACCCGATCTCGGCGCGGCGATGGCCGCCTTCAGCCAGGCCGTCTACACCAAGGGCCGCCTGCCGTTGCGGGTGCGGGAACTGGCGCGGGTCGTCATCGCCAACGCGAACGAGTGTGTGGTGTGCCAGAACACCCGTGACTCCGACGGTGAGGCGGCAGGCGTCGACGAGGATCTCTACCGCTACAGCGACCAGTGGCGCACCTGGCCGGGGTACAGCCCTGCCGAACGCATCGCCGCGGAGTTCGCCCACCGGTTCGCCACCGATCACATCGGCCTGCGCGAGGACGACGACTTCTGGGCACGCGCGGCCGAGCACTTCGACGCCGATCTGATCACCGACCTCGCGCTGTCGTGCGCCATGTGGGTCGGGATGGGTCGAGTCCTGCGGACACTCGACATCGGGCAGAGCTGCAAGATCACTCTGTAG
- a CDS encoding type I glutamate--ammonia ligase, with amino-acid sequence MAAKPLAAAAIAQLESDGVATLIGTVVNPAGLTHAKTVPLRRMGTFADPGLGASPVWHAFTIDQAGIVFGDAISVVGDQRIRIDLGALRILGDGLAWAPGGFFDQAGGPDPYCSRGALRRVEDRLAAAGLTASVGHEMEFVLVAPDGSRLPSTLWAQYGLAGVLEYEGFVRDVTDAANSSGVPIEQFHPEYGANQFEISLPPMPPVDAADLLVLMRIIVGRVARRHGLRVSLSPVPFAGSVGNGAHQHFSLLRDGVPLFSDGSGAHGMTAEGESAVAGLVAGLPEAQGVLCGSLLSGLRMQPGHWSGAYICWGTENREAAVRFLQGCQGNVYGGNVEVKVIDPSANPYLATAAVLGLALDGVEREATLPPETGVDPASLTEAQRTQAGTVLLPARQLDALRALEGSATMRRILGDEVVDAVVAVRRYEAEHFGALSPEEQADKFRMAWSV; translated from the coding sequence ATGGCAGCCAAACCCCTCGCCGCAGCCGCTATCGCGCAGCTCGAGTCCGACGGCGTCGCGACCCTCATCGGGACGGTCGTCAACCCGGCGGGGCTGACCCACGCCAAGACGGTGCCCCTGCGCCGGATGGGCACCTTCGCCGACCCCGGCCTCGGGGCGAGTCCGGTGTGGCACGCCTTCACCATCGACCAGGCCGGCATCGTGTTCGGCGACGCCATCAGCGTCGTCGGCGACCAGCGGATCCGCATCGACCTCGGCGCGCTGCGCATCCTGGGTGACGGGTTGGCCTGGGCCCCGGGCGGATTCTTCGATCAGGCCGGCGGACCCGATCCGTACTGCAGCCGCGGTGCCCTGCGCCGTGTGGAGGACCGGTTGGCCGCGGCCGGGTTGACCGCCTCGGTCGGCCACGAGATGGAGTTCGTCCTCGTCGCGCCGGACGGCAGCCGGTTGCCGTCGACACTGTGGGCGCAGTACGGCCTCGCCGGGGTGCTCGAGTACGAAGGCTTCGTCCGCGACGTCACCGATGCGGCGAACAGCTCGGGGGTGCCGATCGAACAGTTCCATCCCGAGTACGGGGCCAATCAGTTCGAGATCTCGCTGCCACCGATGCCGCCGGTGGATGCGGCCGACCTGCTGGTGTTGATGCGGATCATCGTCGGCCGGGTGGCCCGCCGGCACGGTCTGCGGGTCAGCCTGTCGCCCGTCCCGTTCGCCGGTAGTGTCGGAAACGGTGCGCACCAGCACTTCTCGTTGTTGCGCGATGGCGTCCCGTTGTTCTCCGACGGGTCGGGTGCGCACGGGATGACAGCCGAGGGCGAGTCCGCCGTCGCCGGGCTGGTCGCGGGGCTGCCGGAGGCGCAGGGGGTGCTGTGCGGGTCGCTGCTGTCCGGTCTGCGTATGCAGCCGGGCCATTGGTCGGGCGCCTACATCTGCTGGGGGACCGAGAATCGCGAAGCGGCGGTGCGGTTCCTGCAGGGCTGTCAGGGCAACGTGTACGGCGGCAATGTCGAGGTCAAGGTGATCGACCCGTCGGCGAACCCGTACCTCGCCACGGCGGCCGTCCTCGGACTGGCACTCGACGGTGTCGAACGCGAGGCGACGCTGCCGCCGGAGACCGGCGTGGATCCGGCGTCGCTCACCGAAGCCCAACGGACACAAGCAGGTACGGTGTTGTTACCCGCCCGACAGCTCGACGCGTTACGTGCTCTTGAAGGTTCCGCGACGATGCGGCGCATACTCGGAGACGAGGTCGTCGACGCCGTGGTCGCGGTGCGGCGCTACGAGGCCGAACACTTCGGTGCGTTGTCGCCGGAGGAGCAGGCAGACAAGTTCCGGATGGCCTGGAGTGTATGA
- a CDS encoding nuclear transport factor 2 family protein, with amino-acid sequence MSVDDTVLGLWKALSARDWDAVKTHLSDDCIYADMPLGPALAARGPEDIVKRLKVGLEPLAGYENHDGLLVTNCADVMYEHSETWEWPTGETAVLRFVTVHRVENGKITLWKDYWDMSGLTATAPPTWLEDLATADTSWVFDATGMI; translated from the coding sequence GTGTCAGTTGACGATACGGTGCTCGGGCTGTGGAAGGCGTTGTCCGCCCGGGACTGGGACGCGGTGAAGACCCATCTGAGCGACGACTGCATCTACGCCGACATGCCCCTGGGCCCGGCGCTGGCCGCACGCGGTCCCGAGGACATCGTCAAGCGGCTCAAGGTCGGCCTCGAACCCCTGGCCGGCTACGAGAACCACGACGGACTACTCGTCACCAACTGCGCCGACGTCATGTACGAGCACTCCGAGACGTGGGAGTGGCCGACCGGCGAGACCGCCGTACTGCGCTTCGTCACCGTCCACCGCGTCGAGAACGGCAAGATCACGCTGTGGAAGGACTACTGGGACATGTCGGGGCTGACCGCCACCGCACCGCCCACCTGGCTCGAAGACCTCGCCACGGCAGACACCTCCTGGGTCTTCGACGCGACCGGCATGATCTGA
- a CDS encoding N-acyl-D-amino-acid deacylase family protein translates to MTVVTYDTIIANGRWFDGTGAPSAIRNIGIRDGHVVTVTQEELDAAGCPQIIDAAGKWVIPGMLDIHTHYDIEVLEGPALTESLRHGVTTVMLGSCSLSTIHVDGTDAGDLFGRVEAIPREHVIAAVDRHKTWTTCEEYVSALESRPLGPNVCAFIGHSDMRTAVMGLDRATRGTERPTRGEQARLEEMLEEALVAGFVGMSSQQLLFDKVDGDTCRSRTLPSTYAKPRELRRLKALLRRSGRVLQSAPDIANPLNLGSQVAQSLGVFRNPLKTSLLSAADVKSNPYAIKILGPVARAANRLGGNFRWQHLPVPFEVYADGIDLVVFEEFGSGAAALHLRDEVERNALMRDEAYRRRFRKDYENKMGVRVWQRDFFDAEIVECPDASIVGRSFGEVGVERGLHPVDAFLDLVLEYGRELRWRTTISNHRPDVLKKLAREPGIQMGFSDAGAHLRNMAFYNMGLRLLRHVYDAQQAGRPFMSVEQAVHRLTGELADWYRLDAGHLRVGDRADLVVIDPAHLDASLDDYAEDRVDFYGGLERMVNRNDSTVSAVLVSGHTVFRDGSPTGLVGKQRTGRFLRAAHRAPAVPASTTEFASVS, encoded by the coding sequence ATGACAGTCGTGACCTACGACACGATCATCGCCAACGGCCGCTGGTTCGATGGCACAGGGGCGCCGTCGGCGATCCGCAACATCGGCATCCGCGACGGCCATGTCGTCACCGTCACGCAGGAGGAGCTCGACGCCGCGGGCTGCCCCCAGATCATCGACGCCGCCGGCAAGTGGGTGATCCCCGGCATGCTCGACATCCACACCCACTACGACATCGAAGTGCTCGAGGGGCCGGCGCTCACGGAGTCCCTGCGTCACGGCGTGACGACGGTGATGCTGGGGTCGTGTTCGCTGTCGACCATCCACGTCGACGGCACCGACGCCGGCGACCTGTTCGGCCGCGTCGAGGCGATCCCGCGTGAGCATGTCATCGCCGCGGTGGACCGGCACAAGACCTGGACGACGTGTGAGGAATACGTGAGCGCGCTCGAGTCCCGGCCGCTCGGCCCGAACGTGTGCGCGTTCATCGGGCACAGCGACATGCGGACTGCCGTCATGGGTCTCGACCGCGCCACCCGTGGGACCGAACGCCCGACGCGCGGCGAACAGGCCCGGCTGGAGGAGATGCTCGAGGAGGCGCTGGTTGCCGGATTCGTCGGGATGTCGTCGCAACAGCTGCTGTTCGACAAGGTCGACGGCGACACGTGCCGTTCGCGCACCCTGCCCTCGACCTACGCCAAACCTCGCGAACTGCGCCGCCTCAAAGCGCTGTTGCGGCGCAGCGGACGGGTCCTGCAGTCCGCGCCCGACATCGCGAACCCGCTGAACCTCGGCTCTCAGGTGGCCCAGTCCCTCGGCGTCTTCCGCAATCCGCTGAAGACCAGCCTGCTCTCGGCCGCCGACGTGAAGTCGAACCCGTACGCGATCAAGATCCTCGGCCCGGTCGCCCGCGCGGCCAACCGGCTCGGCGGGAACTTCCGCTGGCAGCATCTGCCCGTACCGTTCGAGGTGTACGCCGACGGCATCGATCTGGTCGTATTCGAGGAATTCGGATCCGGTGCGGCCGCACTGCACCTGCGCGACGAGGTCGAGCGCAATGCGTTGATGCGCGACGAGGCCTACCGCCGTCGCTTCCGCAAGGACTACGAGAACAAGATGGGCGTGCGGGTGTGGCAGCGCGACTTCTTCGATGCCGAGATCGTCGAGTGCCCCGACGCCTCGATCGTCGGCAGATCGTTCGGCGAGGTCGGCGTGGAGCGCGGCCTGCACCCCGTCGACGCCTTCCTCGACCTGGTACTCGAGTACGGGCGTGAACTGCGTTGGCGGACCACGATTTCCAATCACCGGCCCGATGTCCTCAAGAAGCTGGCCCGCGAACCCGGTATCCAGATGGGCTTTTCCGACGCCGGCGCCCACCTGCGCAACATGGCGTTCTACAACATGGGTCTGCGCCTCCTGCGCCATGTGTACGACGCGCAGCAGGCCGGCCGGCCGTTCATGAGCGTCGAGCAGGCGGTGCACCGGCTCACCGGCGAACTCGCCGATTGGTACCGCCTCGACGCCGGCCACCTGCGGGTCGGCGACCGGGCCGACCTCGTGGTGATCGATCCGGCACACCTGGACGCCAGCCTCGACGACTACGCCGAGGACCGCGTCGACTTCTACGGCGGGCTCGAGCGCATGGTCAACCGCAACGACAGCACGGTCAGCGCCGTCCTGGTCAGCGGGCACACGGTGTTCCGCGACGGCTCCCCGACCGGACTGGTCGGCAAGCAGCGCACCGGGCGGTTCCTGCGCGCCGCCCACCGCGCGCCCGCCGTACCCGCCTCGACGACGGAGTTCGCCAGTGTCAGTTGA
- a CDS encoding SDR family oxidoreductase produces the protein MTWRPDPDALRDRIAVVAGATRGAGRGIAAALGEAGATVICTGRSSRTEPGGSDYDRPETIEETAELVTALGGRGIAYRVDHLDAEQVRTLADRLGSEHGRIDILVNDIWGAEVLKGPPPTWGRPMWEHDLADGLRIVRLGLETHLITSHAPLPLLTARPGGLLVEITDGTTEYNAARYRISVFYDLVKCAVNRLAFSHGHELAPFGAAAVAVSPGWLRSEMMLDNYGVTEADWRTALNADRADGRPPAPPGFAESETPRYVGRAVAAIAADRDRQQWNQRSLSSAELAREYGFTDVDQRQPDSWTG, from the coding sequence ATGACATGGCGCCCCGATCCGGATGCGTTACGTGACCGCATCGCGGTGGTGGCGGGGGCGACCCGCGGCGCCGGGCGCGGGATAGCCGCCGCCCTCGGCGAGGCGGGTGCCACCGTCATCTGCACTGGACGCAGCAGCAGGACCGAACCTGGCGGATCCGACTACGACCGGCCGGAGACGATCGAGGAGACCGCCGAACTCGTCACCGCTCTCGGCGGTCGCGGCATCGCCTACCGCGTCGACCACCTCGACGCCGAACAGGTGCGCACGTTGGCCGACAGGCTGGGCAGCGAGCACGGCCGGATCGACATCCTGGTCAACGACATCTGGGGTGCCGAGGTGCTGAAGGGCCCGCCGCCCACGTGGGGCCGCCCGATGTGGGAGCACGATCTGGCCGACGGACTACGCATCGTGCGGCTCGGACTGGAGACCCATCTCATCACCTCGCACGCCCCGCTGCCGTTGCTGACCGCCCGGCCCGGCGGCCTGCTCGTCGAGATCACCGACGGCACAACGGAATACAATGCGGCACGCTACCGGATCTCGGTGTTCTACGACCTGGTCAAGTGTGCCGTCAACCGGCTGGCGTTCAGTCACGGACATGAACTGGCGCCCTTCGGTGCCGCCGCGGTCGCCGTGAGCCCGGGGTGGCTGCGTTCGGAGATGATGCTCGACAATTACGGCGTCACCGAAGCCGACTGGCGTACGGCGCTGAACGCCGACCGCGCGGACGGCCGCCCGCCGGCCCCGCCCGGCTTCGCGGAGTCCGAGACCCCGCGGTATGTGGGCCGCGCCGTCGCGGCGATCGCCGCCGACCGTGATCGTCAGCAGTGGAATCAGCGCTCGCTGAGCTCGGCCGAACTCGCCCGCGAGTACGGATTCACCGACGTGGATCAACGCCAACCGGACTCATGGACTGGGTGA
- a CDS encoding dienelactone hydrolase family protein, with translation MTPLQRYIAEEIATDHVDGLLSRREALRRLSLIGIGTAGATALFAACSENKQEEAEAPVTSSGAATVSAPPPGSQNAVPTEPVTWAGPRGELQGAWAAADQPRGAVLVIHENKGLNDYIRSVAGRFGGIGYSALAIDLLSGQGGTATFADPAEATAALSKLPPEEAVADLRSGIDELSRRLPDRKLAAVGFCMGGGMVWRLLAAGEPRLAAAVPFYGPTPENPDFSGSKDVAVLGIYASQDQRVNASEPVARAALEKAGMVFELVTEPDANHAFFNDTGERYNAAAAADAWKRLQEWFSRYVD, from the coding sequence GTGACACCGCTGCAGCGCTACATCGCCGAAGAGATCGCGACCGACCACGTCGACGGATTGCTGTCCCGCCGTGAGGCGTTGCGCAGGCTCTCCCTGATCGGCATCGGCACCGCGGGCGCGACCGCACTGTTCGCCGCGTGCAGCGAGAACAAGCAGGAGGAAGCCGAGGCGCCCGTGACATCGAGCGGCGCCGCCACGGTCAGTGCGCCGCCGCCGGGATCGCAGAACGCGGTCCCGACCGAGCCCGTCACCTGGGCGGGCCCCCGCGGCGAGTTGCAGGGCGCGTGGGCGGCGGCGGACCAACCGCGTGGCGCGGTGCTGGTGATCCACGAGAACAAGGGACTCAACGACTACATCCGGTCGGTCGCCGGTCGGTTCGGCGGCATCGGTTACTCCGCCCTCGCGATCGATCTGCTCTCCGGGCAGGGGGGCACCGCGACGTTCGCCGATCCGGCCGAGGCGACCGCGGCGCTGAGCAAGCTGCCGCCCGAGGAGGCGGTCGCCGATCTGAGATCCGGAATCGACGAGTTGAGCCGCCGGCTGCCGGACCGCAAACTCGCGGCGGTCGGGTTCTGCATGGGCGGTGGCATGGTGTGGCGGCTGTTGGCCGCGGGCGAGCCACGATTGGCAGCGGCGGTGCCCTTCTACGGCCCAACCCCGGAGAACCCAGACTTCTCCGGTTCGAAAGACGTTGCGGTGCTGGGCATCTATGCTTCGCAGGACCAGCGGGTCAACGCCAGCGAACCGGTGGCGCGCGCCGCACTCGAAAAGGCCGGCATGGTCTTCGAACTCGTCACCGAGCCCGATGCCAACCACGCCTTCTTCAACGACACCGGTGAGCGCTACAACGCCGCCGCCGCCGCTGACGCGTGGAAACGCTTGCAGGAGTGGTTCTCCCGCTACGTCGACTGA
- a CDS encoding HNH endonuclease signature motif containing protein: MDGLSGAVDHLVASIAALQTASIDELSYEQIVAELDRIKAAVWAVPSVEHRLTARLMDADPHTLGATSLKRLLADRLRISDKTAGDRLTDARQLGPRHTLTGERVQTELAHTADAVARGDIGTTHVRIIQEFVKKLPAWVSWERRDHYERDLVGHALQLRPDQLKKVADTLLGFIDQDGTEPDHHTHQRRREFTVGRQQADGMSRVSGWLTPEARAHWDLIAAKYAAPGTNLPHDDTHTGRDDRTTGQRHHDALTRAMRDHVQSGALGHIAGVPASIIATMTLSELERAAGWAHTGGGNKIPIRDLIRMAAHSRHYLAVFDDHTEEILYFGRAKRCATTAQRLALFARDRGCTHPGCTVPFYWTEAHHTHDYSRGGRTDIDDLTLACQPANLLIEKTGWTTHRPGNGRTQWTPPEDHDTDQPRINNHFHPHRYLTDNDDGQDGDDGRDDEDDQST, translated from the coding sequence ATGGATGGATTGTCTGGCGCGGTCGACCACCTCGTGGCGTCCATCGCCGCTCTGCAGACCGCCTCCATCGACGAGCTCTCCTACGAGCAGATCGTGGCCGAACTGGACCGCATCAAAGCAGCGGTGTGGGCGGTGCCCAGTGTGGAGCACCGCCTGACCGCGCGGCTGATGGACGCCGACCCGCACACGTTGGGGGCGACGTCGTTGAAAAGGCTGCTCGCCGACCGGCTCCGCATCTCCGACAAAACCGCCGGCGACCGGCTCACCGACGCGCGCCAGTTGGGGCCGCGCCACACCCTGACCGGGGAGCGGGTGCAGACCGAGTTGGCCCACACCGCGGATGCGGTCGCCCGCGGCGACATCGGCACCACCCACGTGCGGATCATCCAGGAGTTCGTCAAGAAACTGCCCGCATGGGTGTCCTGGGAGCGCCGCGACCACTACGAACGCGACCTCGTCGGCCACGCCCTGCAGTTGCGCCCCGACCAGTTGAAGAAGGTTGCCGACACGCTGCTGGGGTTCATCGACCAGGACGGCACCGAACCCGACCACCACACCCACCAACGCCGCCGCGAGTTCACCGTCGGCCGCCAACAGGCCGACGGGATGAGCCGGGTCTCGGGCTGGCTCACCCCCGAAGCCCGCGCGCACTGGGACCTCATCGCCGCCAAATACGCCGCCCCCGGCACCAACCTGCCCCACGACGACACCCACACCGGCCGCGACGACCGCACCACCGGACAACGCCACCACGACGCCCTCACCCGAGCAATGCGGGACCATGTGCAGTCGGGCGCCCTTGGTCACATCGCCGGCGTTCCCGCCAGCATCATCGCGACGATGACGCTCAGCGAGCTGGAACGCGCCGCCGGCTGGGCGCACACCGGCGGCGGCAACAAGATCCCCATCCGGGATCTGATCCGGATGGCCGCCCACTCCCGGCACTACCTGGCGGTCTTCGACGACCACACCGAAGAAATCCTGTATTTCGGCCGCGCCAAACGCTGCGCCACCACCGCCCAACGCCTGGCCCTGTTCGCCCGCGACAGAGGCTGCACCCACCCCGGCTGCACCGTGCCGTTCTACTGGACCGAAGCCCACCACACCCACGACTACTCCCGCGGTGGGCGCACCGACATCGACGACCTCACCCTCGCCTGCCAACCCGCCAACCTGCTCATCGAAAAAACCGGATGGACCACCCACCGCCCCGGCAACGGCCGCACCCAATGGACCCCACCCGAAGACCACGACACCGACCAACCCCGCATCAACAACCACTTCCACCCCCACCGCTACCTCACCGACAACGACGACGGTCAAGACGGCGACGACGGTAGAGACGACGAGGACGATCAGTCGACGTAG
- a CDS encoding glycosyltransferase, whose amino-acid sequence MRVVQVANFYGPRSGGLRTAVDRLGAEYCAAGHEVCLVVPGHRTEHQWLATGVTRITLPARLIPFTGGYRAVLPGPVTALLHELQPDAIEVSDRLTLRSLGGWGRRHGVATVMISHERLDRLVGQVVPGRVARAVADIANRRTASNYDTVVCTTAFARREFDRIDATNVVTVPLGVDLDQFHPRRRSDQMRRRWAAPDQTLLVHCGRLSVEKHAHRSIDTVAALRHSGVDARLVVVGEGPLRQRLERQATGLPVDFTGYIGCRDTVAGILASADVALAPGPHETFGLAALEALACGTPAVVSRTSALAEILTADSGAAADNDPQAIADAVGRVIRVPETVRRINARRRAEQFTWPRAAEGMLGAMCAGDVGTV is encoded by the coding sequence ATGCGCGTGGTGCAGGTCGCCAACTTCTACGGGCCACGCTCGGGCGGCTTACGCACCGCGGTCGACCGGCTCGGCGCCGAGTACTGCGCGGCCGGACACGAGGTGTGTCTCGTCGTGCCCGGGCATCGCACCGAGCATCAGTGGTTGGCCACCGGCGTCACCCGAATCACCCTGCCCGCCCGCCTGATTCCCTTCACCGGTGGGTATCGCGCCGTTCTGCCGGGTCCGGTCACCGCCTTGCTTCACGAGTTGCAACCCGACGCGATCGAGGTGTCCGACCGACTGACGTTGCGTTCGCTCGGGGGATGGGGGCGACGCCACGGTGTGGCGACGGTGATGATCTCCCACGAACGCCTCGACCGTCTCGTCGGGCAGGTCGTGCCGGGCCGCGTGGCTCGTGCGGTCGCCGATATCGCCAACCGCCGCACCGCGAGCAACTACGACACCGTCGTCTGTACGACCGCGTTCGCGCGTAGGGAGTTCGACCGGATCGACGCCACCAACGTCGTCACCGTTCCGCTCGGAGTCGACCTCGACCAGTTCCACCCGCGTCGACGGTCGGATCAGATGCGGCGGCGGTGGGCGGCTCCCGATCAGACCCTCCTCGTGCACTGTGGCCGGCTGTCGGTCGAGAAGCATGCGCACCGCAGCATCGACACCGTTGCGGCGCTGCGTCATTCAGGTGTCGACGCGCGACTGGTCGTGGTGGGCGAGGGGCCGCTGCGGCAGCGCCTCGAACGCCAGGCCACCGGCCTCCCCGTCGACTTCACGGGGTACATCGGCTGTCGCGACACCGTGGCGGGCATCCTCGCGTCCGCGGACGTGGCGCTCGCCCCGGGACCGCATGAGACGTTCGGCCTCGCCGCACTCGAAGCGCTGGCCTGCGGAACCCCTGCCGTCGTGTCCCGTACCTCCGCCCTCGCCGAGATCCTCACTGCAGACAGCGGAGCCGCCGCCGACAACGACCCGCAGGCGATCGCCGATGCCGTCGGACGGGTGATCCGCGTACCGGAAACGGTGCGCCGGATCAACGCCCGGCGGCGCGCCGAGCAGTTCACGTGGCCGCGAGCGGCCGAGGGCATGCTCGGCGCGATGTGCGCCGGTGACGTGGGAACCGTTTAG